The following proteins come from a genomic window of Finegoldia magna ATCC 29328:
- a CDS encoding phospho-sugar mutase, which produces MDYLKVYNEWLNDKSYDEETRNELEAIKDNDEEIKDRFYKSLEFGTAGLRGKIGAGTNRMNKYNIMKTTQALADTIKNYGDEALKRGVSISYDVRKFSKEFAEISANVLASNGIKVYLSDDIRPTPMLSYSIRKFNCISGIMITASHNPKEYNGYKAYWEEGSQILEDKADEILSNLDKIKSFTEVKIGDFEKLIAEGKIQYFGENLDKDYFEDVLSLTINDDNIDKDVKIVYTPLNGTGNRFVRHILDVRGFKNVYVVKEQENPDSNFTTVPYPNPENPEAFEYAINLGKEVGADLLLATDPDADRTAVEVLSNGEYVFLDGNKIGALLTNYILSQRYEKHDLPENPAVVKSIVTGDLSSKIAKKYGVEMIETLTGFKNVCGKANEYEKTGEKSWVFGYEESIGYSYGTFVRDKDAVSSSMMISEMLAYYKTQGKTLIDVLNDLYKEFGYHENSLSSVVLEGLDGQEKIGRIMEEFRHNPISEIGSTKLVETKDYDVNFEDYGTPRSNVLKYYYDDGSWYALRPSGTEPKIKLYIYSVADSKEKAEQKVLDIEKIAKEKMMNVK; this is translated from the coding sequence ATGGATTATTTAAAAGTATACAATGAATGGTTAAATGATAAGTCTTATGATGAAGAAACAAGAAATGAATTGGAAGCAATAAAAGATAATGATGAAGAAATAAAAGATAGGTTTTATAAATCATTGGAATTTGGTACTGCTGGATTGAGAGGAAAAATTGGAGCAGGCACTAATAGAATGAACAAGTACAACATCATGAAAACTACACAAGCACTTGCTGATACTATCAAAAATTACGGAGATGAAGCTTTGAAAAGAGGCGTTAGCATTAGCTACGATGTTAGAAAATTTTCAAAAGAATTTGCAGAAATCTCCGCAAATGTACTTGCATCTAATGGAATAAAAGTTTATTTGTCGGATGATATAAGACCAACTCCAATGTTGTCGTACTCTATTAGAAAATTTAATTGCATTTCTGGAATTATGATTACTGCTTCTCACAATCCAAAAGAATACAATGGATACAAGGCTTATTGGGAAGAAGGTAGCCAAATTCTTGAAGATAAGGCTGATGAAATTTTGAGTAATTTGGACAAAATCAAAAGTTTTACAGAAGTTAAGATAGGAGATTTTGAAAAATTAATAGCTGAAGGTAAAATACAATATTTTGGAGAGAATTTGGACAAAGATTATTTTGAAGATGTTCTAAGTCTTACAATTAATGATGACAACATTGATAAAGATGTGAAAATTGTTTATACTCCATTGAACGGAACTGGAAATAGATTCGTAAGACATATTTTAGATGTTAGAGGATTCAAAAATGTTTACGTTGTAAAAGAACAAGAAAATCCTGACAGCAATTTTACGACTGTTCCTTACCCAAATCCTGAAAATCCAGAAGCATTTGAATATGCAATTAATTTGGGAAAAGAAGTTGGAGCTGATTTGCTATTAGCAACTGATCCAGATGCAGATAGAACTGCTGTCGAAGTTTTAAGTAACGGAGAATATGTTTTCTTAGATGGCAATAAAATCGGAGCTTTGTTGACAAACTACATTTTGAGCCAAAGATATGAAAAACATGATTTGCCAGAAAACCCTGCAGTTGTTAAATCAATTGTAACGGGTGATTTATCATCTAAAATCGCCAAAAAATACGGCGTTGAAATGATTGAAACTTTAACTGGATTTAAAAATGTTTGCGGAAAAGCTAATGAATACGAAAAAACTGGAGAAAAGTCTTGGGTATTTGGCTACGAAGAAAGTATTGGTTATTCTTATGGAACATTTGTAAGAGATAAAGATGCAGTAAGTTCTTCAATGATGATTTCAGAAATGTTAGCTTATTACAAGACACAAGGAAAAACTTTGATCGATGTTTTAAATGATTTATATAAGGAATTTGGATATCACGAAAATTCACTATCTTCCGTTGTTTTAGAAGGATTGGATGGTCAAGAAAAAATCGGAAGAATCATGGAAGAATTCAGACACAATCCAATTAGTGAAATAGGTTCTACAAAATTAGTTGAAACAAAAGATTACGATGTAAATTTTGAAGATTATGGAACTCCAAGATCAAATGTTTTAAAATATTATTATGATGATGGATCATGGTATGCGCTACGTCCTTCTGGAACTGAACCAAAAATTAAATTATATATTTATTCTGTTGCAGATTCAAAAGAAAAAGCTGAACAAAAAGTTTTGGATATTGAAAAAATAGCAAAAGAAAAAATGATGAATGTTAAGTAA
- the glgA gene encoding glycogen synthase GlgA produces MKILYCAAEADPFIKTGGLADVAGTLPLEMKKQGHDVKVVIPLYKLIDEEYKKKFEFEGSFYVDLDFKHHYVGVFKYIHRGVEFYFLDNEDYFNRDNVYGEYDDCERFVFFSKACVQLLRYIDFDCDIIHSNDWHTAMVNVYARDFAKGDPFYESIKTVFTIHNLKYQGVFSSNSLRQTDLSPMYFTEDALKFYDAINFMKGAIVFSDRVTTVSKTYADEIKYSFFGEGLDGVIRQYHYKISGITNGIDTTIWNPETDKYLFKNYSLKNIKDKDENKKALQRMYGLEEKNVPVFAMVTRLVENKGLELVRYIMDEFLTTEDVQVVILGTGDYSYEEMFKYYEWKFPDKLKANIYYNNEESHKIYAGADFLMMPSIFEPCGISQLIAMRYGTIPVVRETGGLRDTVQSFNEFSKEGNGFSFTNINAHDFLYTLRRAISFYYNDDFNIIKENAMNSKNDWEKSAKEYIELYEEIIK; encoded by the coding sequence ATGAAGATATTATACTGTGCAGCAGAGGCTGATCCGTTTATAAAAACTGGTGGACTTGCAGATGTAGCTGGAACACTCCCACTAGAAATGAAAAAACAGGGTCATGATGTAAAAGTGGTCATCCCTTTGTACAAATTAATTGATGAAGAATACAAAAAGAAATTTGAATTTGAAGGAAGCTTTTACGTAGACTTGGATTTTAAGCATCATTATGTTGGCGTATTTAAATACATTCATAGAGGTGTTGAATTTTATTTTCTAGATAATGAAGATTATTTCAATAGAGATAATGTTTACGGAGAATATGATGACTGTGAAAGATTCGTGTTTTTCTCAAAAGCTTGTGTCCAACTGTTAAGATATATAGATTTTGATTGTGACATTATCCATTCAAATGATTGGCACACGGCCATGGTTAATGTTTATGCCAGAGACTTTGCAAAAGGGGATCCTTTCTATGAGTCAATTAAAACAGTTTTTACAATTCACAACTTAAAGTATCAAGGTGTTTTCAGTTCCAATTCATTAAGGCAAACAGACTTATCACCGATGTATTTTACCGAAGATGCATTAAAATTCTATGATGCAATTAACTTCATGAAAGGCGCAATAGTTTTCAGTGATAGAGTTACAACTGTTTCCAAAACATATGCCGATGAGATAAAATATTCTTTCTTCGGAGAAGGATTAGATGGAGTTATCAGACAATATCACTATAAAATATCTGGAATTACAAATGGCATTGATACGACAATTTGGAATCCAGAAACAGACAAATATTTATTCAAAAATTATTCGTTGAAAAATATAAAAGACAAGGATGAGAACAAAAAAGCACTACAAAGAATGTACGGTTTAGAAGAAAAAAATGTGCCTGTATTCGCCATGGTGACTAGATTGGTTGAGAACAAAGGACTAGAACTTGTTAGATACATTATGGATGAATTTTTGACGACAGAAGATGTTCAAGTGGTAATTTTGGGAACAGGTGACTATTCTTATGAAGAAATGTTCAAATACTACGAGTGGAAATTCCCAGATAAATTAAAAGCAAATATTTATTATAACAATGAAGAATCACACAAGATATATGCGGGTGCAGATTTCTTAATGATGCCTTCAATATTTGAGCCTTGTGGTATATCACAATTAATCGCTATGAGGTATGGAACAATACCAGTAGTGCGTGAAACTGGAGGTTTGAGGGATACTGTTCAATCATTTAATGAATTTAGCAAAGAAGGTAATGGATTTTCATTTACAAATATCAATGCACATGACTTCTTGTATACATTGAGACGAGCAATATCTTTTTACTACAATGATGATTTTAATATAATCAAAGAAAATGCTATGAATTCTAAAAATGATTGGGAAAAATCTGCGAAAGAATACATCGAACTTTACGAGGAGATCATTAAATGA
- a CDS encoding glycogen/starch/alpha-glucan phosphorylase: MIGISEDQLRRLLQIKLSYNSLVDLQDANLYEIRIALNEVIKELLSEEQTNINTGKSSRSYIVSFELMVENLFEDYLEKLNIKTHLQHILQEKYDDVVNMNNDLHLGQSYIGRFSVDLFEKISKQGKFCKAYSIFYKNSQFKQQIIDENQIETVFHEPKTSVVFKRSTQYDIELDNNKIKSQIYDIPYLNENTNFIRLFAPKANPNLNYENFIRGRIEEIYSEENKIDSIRQFVYTPEVDEFGKYIKFLQQKFLSDSIVEDVFNDEIKFFENSDKIEQHIQINIVETNVSLVIISFLQKLLDLGYDFEKALRKCNKIFGYININLHRESFELMDLRYLYQFADIKKIIELINGNALKNGYPEIIKEDFLDCFNLIAFISHEIIVGSNYHKKYLLESEYIDIDTNIQDKIAIQTYGFNDDLFNNKIDCDNLHASKLKYKKKLVNKYNLENINDKSIFNMQLSDFHEGKRQVLNVFYILYLYLKLKDNVNTIITPTTFFIGGMSSFDYFFCKKTISLCIGLSNIINSDKLIQEKIKLVFVENIMLDQLPDFAKASDVFNYIPYKNFDVSNTYPYAFMNNGAILLTSNSNVYENVNNLSENNGVFKFDKKISANTESSCMNFILENIEIIKNQKVIDEFMEIYNLIIKYNDSFNVINSFDNFAEVNEKVQIMYLDENLWNDYMLKNIEISNNFGINYLKDY, from the coding sequence ATGATTGGAATTTCAGAAGATCAACTAAGAAGATTGCTACAAATCAAATTATCATATAATTCGTTGGTTGATCTTCAAGATGCTAATCTCTATGAAATTAGGATTGCGCTAAATGAAGTAATTAAAGAATTGCTTTCTGAAGAACAAACTAATATTAACACTGGAAAATCATCGAGATCATATATTGTATCATTTGAACTAATGGTAGAAAATTTATTTGAAGATTATCTTGAAAAACTCAATATAAAAACTCATTTGCAACATATTTTACAAGAAAAATATGATGATGTTGTAAATATGAATAATGATTTGCACTTAGGACAAAGTTACATTGGAAGATTTTCTGTAGATTTGTTCGAGAAAATCTCAAAACAAGGTAAGTTTTGTAAAGCGTATTCAATTTTTTACAAAAACTCACAGTTCAAACAACAAATAATCGATGAAAACCAAATCGAGACAGTATTCCACGAACCAAAAACAAGCGTAGTTTTTAAAAGATCTACACAATACGATATAGAATTAGATAATAATAAAATAAAATCTCAAATTTATGATATTCCTTATTTAAATGAGAATACTAATTTTATTAGATTATTTGCACCAAAAGCTAACCCGAATCTAAATTATGAAAATTTTATTCGCGGGAGAATTGAGGAGATTTATTCTGAAGAAAATAAAATTGATTCGATACGTCAATTCGTTTACACTCCTGAAGTAGATGAATTCGGGAAATATATTAAATTCTTGCAACAAAAATTTCTATCGGATTCAATAGTGGAAGACGTATTTAATGATGAAATAAAATTTTTCGAAAACTCAGATAAAATTGAACAGCATATTCAAATAAATATTGTTGAAACGAATGTTTCCTTAGTAATAATTTCATTTTTACAAAAACTTTTGGATTTGGGTTATGATTTTGAAAAAGCTTTGAGAAAGTGTAATAAAATTTTCGGATATATCAATATTAATCTGCACAGAGAGTCATTTGAATTAATGGATTTGAGGTATTTGTATCAGTTTGCTGATATAAAAAAGATAATTGAATTAATAAATGGAAATGCTCTTAAAAATGGATATCCAGAAATTATCAAGGAAGATTTCCTAGATTGTTTTAATCTTATAGCTTTCATATCTCACGAAATAATTGTAGGTTCGAATTATCATAAGAAATATTTATTAGAAAGCGAATATATAGATATTGACACAAATATTCAAGATAAAATTGCGATACAAACTTATGGATTTAACGACGATTTATTCAATAATAAGATAGATTGCGATAATTTACATGCTAGCAAACTAAAGTACAAGAAAAAACTTGTCAATAAGTATAATCTGGAAAATATAAATGATAAGAGTATTTTTAATATGCAATTATCTGATTTTCACGAAGGTAAAAGACAAGTTTTAAATGTTTTTTATATCTTGTATTTATATTTAAAATTAAAAGATAATGTGAACACGATCATTACGCCTACGACATTTTTTATTGGCGGTATGAGTTCATTTGATTATTTTTTTTGTAAGAAAACAATAAGTTTGTGTATTGGTTTATCAAATATAATTAATTCAGATAAACTTATTCAAGAAAAAATCAAATTGGTTTTTGTCGAAAACATAATGCTAGACCAATTGCCAGACTTTGCTAAAGCAAGTGATGTTTTCAATTATATTCCTTACAAAAACTTCGATGTTTCAAATACTTATCCCTATGCTTTTATGAATAACGGAGCAATTTTATTAACTAGTAATTCAAATGTTTATGAAAATGTAAATAATTTAAGCGAAAATAACGGAGTGTTCAAATTTGATAAAAAAATCTCTGCAAATACTGAATCTAGTTGTATGAACTTTATATTAGAAAATATAGAAATAATAAAAAATCAAAAAGTTATAGACGAATTTATGGAGATATATAATTTGATTATCAAATATAATGATAGTTTTAATGTAATAAACTCTTTTGACAATTTTGCTGAAGTTAATGAAAAAGTTCAAATAATGTATCTAGATGAAAATTTGTGGAATGATTATATGTTGAAAAATATAGAAATATCGAACAATTTCGGAATTAATTATTTAAAAGATTATTAG
- a CDS encoding FHA domain-containing protein, giving the protein MKYIIDILDAFFSIQITPNLKLYNLISMFFKYLFVIIIYYFIFNIIKMIYLDIKGTNNMNYSSNTYLKLINRKENLPFKIQEHYFIGRTATIGRDDSNQVALKDRFISKRHARIYKEKNNYYIEDLNSANGTFLNGNKLINSARLNDKDLIDIGQIEFMFVNGDKDAN; this is encoded by the coding sequence ATGAAATACATTATTGACATATTAGATGCATTCTTTTCTATACAAATTACTCCGAATTTAAAATTATATAATTTAATTTCTATGTTTTTTAAATATTTGTTTGTAATAATCATTTATTATTTTATTTTCAATATAATCAAGATGATTTATTTGGATATAAAAGGAACAAACAATATGAATTACAGTTCAAATACGTATTTAAAACTTATTAATAGAAAAGAAAATTTGCCTTTTAAAATACAAGAGCATTATTTTATAGGAAGAACTGCCACTATAGGAAGAGATGATAGCAATCAAGTTGCATTGAAGGATAGGTTTATCTCTAAGAGACATGCACGTATTTATAAAGAAAAAAATAATTATTATATTGAGGATTTGAATTCTGCTAATGGAACTTTTTTGAATGGAAATAAACTGATTAATTCTGCTAGACTAAACGACAAAGACTTAATAGATATTGGACAAATTGAATTCATGTTTGTAAATGGTGACAAAGATGCAAACTAA
- the glgD gene encoding glucose-1-phosphate adenylyltransferase subunit GlgD — MQNCIGIIYGGKGRQDFGYLTDSRPEYMLPYGARYRIIDIALSNFANNEFSNVVLYGGKIMRSTLDHLGNGESYELNRRRNGLVIFPPTFENSGKEIVAYNETIEFYLRSKEDELYFYDPMVIFREDFSVSHDRFIEQDLDILLFCKKVDNATGLFIGETRLNLDDNGNLISIGTNQGIDDEFNLMTNIGYMKKSVFLNLIHDAAKNSSSNELIDVIISNLDKLKIGVYMIDGYVEVIRNLTQFYDANLKLLNEDVYKNVFFKNGLLLTKSKDEPSALYGESACVKNSLIANGVKINGKVENSIIFRGVEIQEGAVIKNSVIFERSMIEKNAVVVNTITDKGVLVKENVTVVGNPNYPYELKKNAILEDK, encoded by the coding sequence ATGCAAAATTGTATTGGAATTATATATGGTGGAAAAGGTAGACAGGATTTCGGATATTTAACTGATTCTAGACCAGAATATATGCTTCCTTATGGGGCTAGATATAGAATTATAGATATTGCTTTGAGTAACTTTGCAAATAATGAATTTTCAAATGTTGTTTTGTATGGCGGAAAAATCATGAGATCTACTCTAGATCACTTGGGAAATGGTGAAAGTTATGAATTAAATAGAAGAAGAAACGGACTTGTTATTTTCCCTCCGACTTTTGAAAATTCAGGCAAGGAAATTGTCGCTTACAACGAAACAATAGAGTTTTATTTGAGGTCAAAAGAAGATGAGTTGTATTTCTACGATCCTATGGTTATTTTTAGAGAGGATTTTTCAGTATCACACGATAGATTTATCGAGCAAGATTTGGATATACTTTTATTTTGCAAAAAGGTAGATAATGCAACAGGATTATTTATCGGAGAAACAAGACTAAACTTAGATGATAATGGTAACTTGATTAGTATAGGAACTAATCAAGGGATTGATGATGAATTTAATTTGATGACAAATATTGGGTACATGAAAAAATCTGTTTTCTTAAATTTGATTCACGATGCAGCAAAGAATTCAAGTTCCAATGAGTTAATTGATGTTATTATTTCTAATTTAGATAAATTAAAAATCGGCGTGTACATGATAGACGGATATGTTGAAGTTATCAGAAATTTGACGCAATTTTATGATGCAAATTTAAAATTATTAAATGAAGATGTTTACAAAAATGTATTTTTCAAAAATGGATTGCTACTAACAAAATCAAAAGACGAGCCATCTGCTTTGTATGGAGAATCTGCTTGCGTGAAAAATTCATTGATTGCAAACGGAGTCAAAATAAACGGAAAAGTCGAAAACTCAATTATTTTCAGAGGTGTAGAAATTCAAGAAGGGGCAGTTATTAAGAATTCTGTTATTTTTGAGAGGTCAATGATTGAAAAAAATGCTGTTGTTGTAAATACAATTACAGATAAAGGGGTTTTAGTAAAAGAAAATGTAACTGTGGTTGGTAATCCAAATTATCCATACGAATTAAAAAAGAATGCTATATTAGAAGATAAATAG
- the pulA gene encoding type I pullulanase — protein MYELGFNYNKEYTFFKIYAPKINRVKLLLYENYNDVRYQSVNMYKNGEYFEVKVEGDLDGMYYKYQIDEKFEIVDPFCKASSINSLKSCVIDLNSTNPDGFIHEEYEIANKNEAIIYELSIKDYSSDISSKIRVDYRGKFLGLIEESDVSGINHLKDLGITHVHLMPVFDFVGVDERNSERFSGDNYNWGYNPENYNCIEGSYSTEPENPKNRIIEFKKMIQTLHANHIGVIMDVVYNHTFRNKDHPFNLIYPQFYRRDKDGNFTNGSGVGNELNTEDEFVRQFIIDSLLYFQKEFHIDGFRFDLMALIDSETTNKIVSELRKNNENVIIYGEPWMADESPLQKNKRTIFGSQKGKDYAFFNPFFRNAIKGDNDDNSTGFVQENVDKIGLETGICGSIHYDEKRHGFCENSNETINYFNSHDNLILQDKLIKTNADVVTSTKLCFDLIMLSQGIPFFHCGNEFLRSKSMYKNTYNLSLSINAVDWKLKYDNAEIYEYVKSLIEFRKMHPEFNLKDVNEIRNKIKFYNVNDCCICFSIKNNGGFLLAFMNSGESFKFDLNDYFEDFNKCTKIFDEKIIEMEVNDNVILIDRRKSGVYSISMEK, from the coding sequence ATGTATGAGTTAGGATTTAATTACAACAAAGAATATACGTTTTTCAAGATTTATGCTCCTAAAATAAATAGAGTAAAGTTATTACTTTATGAAAATTACAATGATGTAAGATACCAATCTGTTAATATGTATAAAAATGGTGAATATTTTGAAGTCAAAGTTGAAGGAGATTTGGATGGAATGTACTACAAATATCAGATTGATGAAAAATTCGAAATTGTGGATCCATTTTGTAAAGCTTCTTCAATTAATAGCTTAAAGTCATGTGTAATAGATTTGAATTCCACAAACCCTGATGGTTTTATTCATGAAGAATACGAAATAGCAAACAAGAATGAAGCTATAATCTACGAATTATCAATAAAAGATTATTCATCTGATATATCGAGTAAAATTAGAGTTGATTATAGAGGAAAATTTTTGGGATTGATAGAGGAAAGTGATGTTTCTGGGATAAATCATTTGAAAGATTTGGGTATAACACATGTTCATTTGATGCCTGTATTTGATTTTGTAGGTGTTGATGAGAGAAATTCAGAAAGATTTTCTGGAGATAATTACAATTGGGGATACAATCCAGAAAATTATAATTGCATCGAAGGGAGCTATTCCACAGAGCCAGAAAATCCAAAGAATAGAATCATTGAATTCAAAAAAATGATTCAAACATTACATGCAAATCATATTGGTGTGATTATGGATGTGGTTTATAATCATACTTTTAGAAACAAAGATCATCCATTTAATTTGATTTATCCACAATTTTATAGACGTGATAAGGATGGAAATTTCACAAATGGATCTGGAGTTGGAAATGAATTAAACACCGAAGATGAATTCGTGAGACAATTTATTATCGATAGCTTATTGTATTTTCAAAAAGAATTTCACATTGATGGTTTCAGATTTGATTTAATGGCTCTAATAGATTCAGAAACAACCAATAAAATCGTAAGTGAACTAAGAAAAAATAATGAAAATGTAATTATTTACGGAGAGCCATGGATGGCAGATGAATCTCCGTTACAGAAAAATAAAAGAACGATTTTTGGTAGTCAAAAAGGAAAGGATTATGCTTTTTTTAATCCTTTTTTCAGAAATGCCATCAAAGGCGATAATGATGACAATTCTACAGGTTTTGTTCAAGAAAATGTAGATAAAATTGGTTTGGAAACAGGAATTTGTGGATCGATTCATTATGATGAAAAAAGACATGGTTTTTGCGAAAATTCTAATGAAACCATTAATTATTTTAATTCACACGATAATTTAATTCTTCAAGATAAATTAATTAAAACAAACGCAGATGTCGTAACTTCCACGAAGCTTTGTTTTGATTTGATAATGCTAAGCCAAGGCATACCGTTCTTTCATTGTGGAAATGAGTTTCTAAGAAGTAAGTCGATGTATAAAAACACTTATAATCTATCACTTAGTATAAATGCAGTTGATTGGAAATTGAAATACGATAACGCTGAAATATACGAATATGTAAAATCGTTGATTGAATTTAGAAAGATGCATCCGGAATTTAACTTGAAAGATGTGAATGAAATTAGAAATAAAATTAAATTTTACAATGTAAATGATTGTTGTATTTGTTTTAGTATTAAAAATAATGGAGGATTTTTGCTGGCTTTTATGAATTCGGGAGAAAGCTTTAAATTTGATTTGAATGATTATTTTGAAGATTTTAACAAATGCACGAAAATTTTTGATGAAAAAATCATTGAAATGGAGGTCAATGATAATGTAATTTTGATTGATAGAAGAAAAAGCGGGGTATATTCTATAAGTATGGAGAAATAA
- a CDS encoding FtsW/RodA/SpoVE family cell cycle protein — translation MQTKRKQNSRFKEFIDNLKPMRVNGRMIKPVYLILLFNIFGFFLALGSNEKGLDTKALAYFLFATILMFLANKYVTKITRGDGYILQIACMLFSIGIIVIYRLNPHEGLKQIMWFTIGILLFFGTFFILKSYKKWYKFTALYLIGCIVMFLMTLLLAEDKYGARNWISIFGIGFQPSEITKILYVFFLASYDYNTDLLDRINLDSAKKYKKYIPIIKRYFLMIVVYFFIGLFFLQKDLGTAMIFYGLFLVYQIVNQEDIRLIILNLLIAIVGAVAAYMLFSHIRIRVSTWLDPWKNIDGIGYQITQALFAIASGGFFGTGLGLGRPDVVPVVTSDFIFAAICEEMGTFTGMGVIMLFLILIYRGMKISLYQSNKFYKIVALGISVIFAIQGLVMFGGVMKLVPLTGITIPFVSYGGTSMAMSFICLAILQFCSTDQGEEDIYAK, via the coding sequence ATGCAAACTAAACGTAAACAAAATAGCAGATTCAAAGAATTTATCGATAACTTAAAGCCAATGCGTGTTAATGGTAGGATGATTAAGCCAGTTTATTTAATACTTTTGTTTAACATATTTGGCTTTTTTCTTGCTTTAGGATCAAACGAAAAAGGATTAGATACAAAAGCACTAGCTTACTTTTTGTTTGCTACGATTTTAATGTTTTTAGCAAATAAATACGTAACAAAAATCACTAGGGGAGACGGATATATATTACAAATTGCATGTATGCTTTTTAGTATAGGTATAATCGTTATTTACAGACTTAATCCCCACGAAGGATTAAAACAAATAATGTGGTTCACAATTGGAATACTGTTGTTTTTTGGAACTTTTTTTATTTTGAAAAGTTATAAAAAATGGTACAAATTTACTGCACTTTATTTGATTGGTTGTATAGTAATGTTTTTAATGACGCTACTACTTGCAGAAGATAAATATGGTGCTAGAAACTGGATAAGTATTTTTGGTATTGGTTTTCAACCATCTGAAATCACTAAAATATTGTACGTATTTTTCTTAGCAAGTTATGATTATAATACTGATTTATTGGACAGAATAAATTTAGATTCAGCAAAAAAATACAAGAAATACATTCCAATAATCAAAAGATACTTTCTAATGATTGTCGTGTATTTTTTTATAGGATTGTTTTTCTTGCAAAAAGATTTGGGAACAGCGATGATTTTTTACGGATTATTTTTAGTTTACCAAATTGTTAATCAAGAAGACATCAGATTAATTATATTGAACTTACTAATCGCTATAGTTGGAGCAGTGGCTGCGTATATGCTTTTTTCTCATATAAGAATAAGAGTGTCTACATGGCTTGATCCATGGAAGAATATTGACGGAATAGGATATCAAATCACGCAAGCTTTATTCGCAATAGCAAGTGGAGGATTTTTTGGGACTGGACTTGGATTAGGAAGGCCTGATGTAGTTCCTGTTGTCACAAGTGATTTTATTTTCGCAGCAATTTGCGAAGAAATGGGAACTTTCACAGGAATGGGTGTAATAATGTTGTTTTTGATTTTGATATATAGAGGAATGAAAATTTCGTTGTATCAATCAAATAAGTTCTACAAAATTGTTGCCCTTGGAATTTCTGTTATTTTTGCAATTCAAGGTCTTGTTATGTTCGGTGGAGTTATGAAATTGGTTCCTTTGACAGGAATCACAATACCGTTTGTAAGTTATGGTGGTACTTCAATGGCGATGTCATTTATTTGCTTGGCGATTTTACAATTCTGCTCAACTGATCAAGGAGAGGAAGATATTTATGCAAAATAA
- a CDS encoding xanthine phosphoribosyltransferase, whose amino-acid sequence MRKLEERIMKDGLVLPGNILKVDRFINHMIDPVLFEDLANEFYEKFKDKKINKILTIEVSGIAIAYACGIRFNCPVVFAKKTSSKTLGDNCYRTEVFSFTKNRSYEVMVSKEYLDEKDHVLLIDDFLANGKALEGLIDICSQANATVEGIGILIEKVFQKGGENLRRQGYTIESLARIKGFTDDSVIFED is encoded by the coding sequence ATGAGAAAACTTGAAGAGAGAATAATGAAAGACGGTTTGGTATTACCGGGAAATATACTGAAGGTAGACAGGTTCATTAATCATATGATTGATCCTGTTCTTTTTGAAGATTTGGCAAATGAATTTTACGAAAAATTTAAGGATAAAAAAATCAATAAAATACTTACAATAGAAGTCAGTGGAATTGCAATAGCATATGCATGTGGTATTAGATTTAATTGCCCAGTTGTTTTTGCAAAGAAAACAAGCTCAAAAACGTTGGGCGACAATTGCTACAGAACAGAAGTTTTTAGTTTTACAAAAAACAGAAGCTATGAAGTAATGGTTTCAAAAGAATACTTAGATGAAAAAGATCATGTTTTATTGATAGATGATTTTCTTGCAAATGGTAAAGCTTTGGAAGGTTTGATCGATATTTGCTCACAAGCAAATGCAACTGTTGAAGGAATTGGAATTCTAATCGAAAAAGTTTTTCAAAAAGGTGGAGAAAATCTAAGAAGACAAGGATACACCATAGAATCATTGGCAAGAATCAAAGGATTTACTGACGATTCTGTTATATTTGAAGATTAA